One window of the Gottschalkia purinilytica genome contains the following:
- a CDS encoding ATP-binding cassette domain-containing protein — MSVIIECRDLSKSFKKTEALKNINLNIKENKIYGLIGRNGAGKTTLLHTLTGQYLKDKGEINIFGEEVFENRNVLDRICFVKDNEFPLEDYKVKDIFRFSEVFYDNWDNEFKDRLIKEFEININKKYKSLSRGMKTSVAIIIGFASRAPITIFDEPSLGLDAVMRDKFYNLLLEDYQENKRTIILSTHLIDEISNVLEEIIIIDRGQIILNENIEELMEKAHYISGNESEILKIIENKNILYKESFGSTSIVMIFDELNEDEKRKLRESNIEISRVPLQKLFIHFTNSKEVN; from the coding sequence ATGAGTGTGATTATAGAATGTAGAGATTTATCTAAATCTTTCAAGAAAACAGAAGCATTAAAAAATATAAACTTAAATATAAAAGAAAATAAAATTTATGGGCTAATAGGTAGAAATGGTGCAGGAAAAACTACACTTCTTCATACTCTTACAGGTCAGTATTTAAAAGATAAAGGTGAAATAAATATATTTGGTGAAGAAGTTTTTGAAAATAGAAATGTACTTGATAGGATTTGTTTTGTAAAAGACAATGAATTTCCTTTAGAAGATTATAAGGTAAAAGATATATTTAGGTTTTCTGAAGTATTCTATGATAACTGGGATAATGAATTTAAGGATAGGCTTATAAAAGAGTTTGAAATCAATATTAATAAAAAATACAAAAGTCTTTCAAGAGGTATGAAAACTTCAGTGGCTATAATAATAGGATTTGCAAGTCGTGCACCTATAACTATATTTGATGAACCTTCTTTAGGATTAGATGCTGTTATGAGAGATAAGTTTTACAATTTATTATTAGAAGACTATCAAGAAAATAAAAGAACAATTATATTATCAACTCACCTCATAGATGAAATAAGTAATGTTTTAGAAGAGATAATTATAATAGACAGAGGACAAATAATTTTAAATGAAAATATTGAGGAATTGATGGAAAAAGCTCATTATATATCAGGAAATGAATCAGAGATATTAAAAATTATTGAAAATAAAAATATACTCTACAAGGAAAGCTTTGGAAGTACTTCTATTGTTATGATATTTGACGAATTAAACGAAGATGAAAAAAGAAAATTAAGGGAGTCAAATATAGAAATTAGTAGAGTTCCTTTACAAAAATTATTTATACATTTTACAAATAGTAAGGAGGTCAACTAA
- a CDS encoding TetR/AcrR family transcriptional regulator produces the protein MGSKMSKSDVNKKQKEMAIFNSGYELFVNKGFNETAISEISKKAGVAKGTFYLYFKDKNDLLDKIILKKSASVIKKANEKAIKEELSDFTEEVIFFTNEIIDYLEENKLLLKIIHKNLSWGLFRKALTNKEHNKEIEEIYNYLITKLEEYGLGTEDVEKTLFIIIELIGSVCYSSIILKEPSPIEEMKPILFKMIKKLLMKQS, from the coding sequence ATGGGTAGTAAGATGAGTAAGTCTGATGTAAACAAAAAGCAAAAAGAGATGGCTATATTTAATTCTGGATATGAATTATTTGTAAACAAAGGATTTAATGAGACTGCTATTAGTGAAATATCAAAAAAAGCTGGGGTAGCTAAAGGTACTTTTTATTTGTATTTTAAAGATAAAAATGACCTTTTAGATAAAATAATTCTCAAGAAAAGTGCTAGTGTTATAAAAAAAGCTAATGAAAAAGCTATTAAAGAAGAGCTTAGTGATTTCACAGAAGAAGTTATATTTTTTACTAATGAAATAATTGATTATTTAGAGGAGAATAAACTTCTTTTGAAAATAATCCATAAAAATCTTTCCTGGGGATTATTTAGAAAGGCCCTTACTAATAAAGAACACAACAAAGAGATAGAAGAAATATATAATTATCTAATTACAAAGCTAGAAGAGTACGGACTAGGGACTGAAGATGTAGAAAAGACACTATTTATAATAATAGAGTTAATAGGTTCTGTTTGTTATAGTTCAATAATTTTAAAAGAGCCATCACCAATAGAAGAAATGAAACCAATATTATTCAAAATGATTAAAAAACTATTAATGAAGCAATCTTAG
- a CDS encoding GntR family transcriptional regulator — protein MKPTLNTDKSIYVQIAENIENDILNENLKEDDQVPSTNQFANFYKINPATAAKGINILVDEEVIYKKRGIGMFVSKGAKEKILKKRQQIFFDETIPEILMEAKRLEITPSELVEAINKYKEG, from the coding sequence TTGAAACCTACTTTAAATACTGACAAATCTATATATGTTCAAATAGCAGAAAATATAGAAAATGATATATTAAATGAAAATTTAAAAGAAGATGATCAAGTTCCTTCTACGAATCAATTTGCTAACTTCTATAAAATTAATCCTGCTACTGCTGCTAAAGGAATAAATATACTTGTAGATGAAGAAGTCATATATAAAAAAAGGGGCATAGGAATGTTTGTTAGTAAAGGAGCTAAAGAAAAAATACTTAAAAAGAGACAACAAATTTTCTTTGATGAAACCATACCAGAAATACTGATGGAGGCAAAGCGATTAGAGATAACACCTAGCGAACTTGTAGAGGCTATTAATAAATATAAGGAGGGATAG